A single Muntiacus reevesi chromosome 9, mMunRee1.1, whole genome shotgun sequence DNA region contains:
- the LOC136174490 gene encoding olfactory receptor 4A47-like: MESRNNVTYFVLLGLTQNPKEGKVLLFMFLFVYILTVVGNFLIIVTITVSKTLNTPMYFFLACLSFMDIAYSSSITPRLISDLFFGEKTITFKSCMTQLFTEHLFSGSGVFLLLVMAYDRYVAICKPLHYLVIMRQRVCVLLLVVSWVGGFLHSVIQLSTIYGLPFCGSNVIDHFLCDMCPLLKLVCTDTYIVGVLVLANGGLICTVVFLLLLISYGVILHSLKNLSQEGRRKALQTCGSHITVVVCFFVPCIFIYVRPAKTFYIDKSLSVFYTVMTPMLNPLIYSLRNSELTYAMKKLWKRSIISHIK, from the coding sequence ATGGAATCAAGAAACAACGTAACCTACTTTGTTCTTctgggactcacacagaatccaaaggagGGGAAAGTACTTTTGTTTATGTTCCTGTTTGTCTACATTTTGACTGTGGTGGGCAATTTTCTAATTATAGTCACTATAACtgtcagtaagaccctgaacacaccaatgtacttttttcttgcttgctTATCATTTATGGATATTGCTTATTCCTCTTCTATCACCCCCAGATTGATCTCAGActtgttctttggagaaaaaaccataacctttaAATCTTGTATGACTCAGTTGTTTACAGAGCACCTTTTTTCTGGATCAggggtcttccttctgctggtgatggcctatgaccgctatgtggccatctgtaagcccttgcattatctggtgatcatgaggcagagggtgtgtgttttactgctggtggtatcctgggttggaggtttctTGCACTCAGTGATTCAACTTAGTACTATTTATGGGCTCCCTTTCTGTGGCtccaatgtcattgatcactttCTCTGTGATATGTGCCCCTTGTTGaaactcgtctgtactgacacctataTCGTTGGTGTCTTAGTGttggccaatggaggactgatctgcactgttgtgtttctgctcttactcatctcctacggagtcatcctgcactctctgaagaacctgagtcaggaagggaggcggaaagccctccagacctgtggttcccacatcactgtggttgtctgcttTTTTGTTCCCTGCATTTTCATATATGTAAGACCTGCTAAGACCTTCTACATTGATAAATCATTGAGCGTGTTCTATACAGTTATGACCCCCATGCTGAATCCACTAATCTACAGTCTGAGAAATTCTGAGTTAACTTATGCTATGAAGAAGCTCTGGAAAAGAAGCATCATATCccatattaaataa